One Capsicum annuum cultivar UCD-10X-F1 chromosome 2, UCD10Xv1.1, whole genome shotgun sequence genomic window carries:
- the LOC107859410 gene encoding uncharacterized protein LOC107859410, which yields MLKILLENSQKLEHILATFVEPTLDHFLLEKPLVKEFSELSNTTTIAHCLKEMRLYSLILKKYGGQHSTIIHSEPLQRTSTDTSGGKREESVKQPPSNSNLMNLIIWNTRGANSEIFRRQCDALIKTHKLTMLVLLETKMDEHKALTQVLNFDACIQFSASGMKGRIMVMWKEDSLKLDNISISIQGIHVMVKILNDVAECNNVGVYL from the exons ATGCTCAAAATTCTTCTAGAAAATAGCCAAAAACTAGAGCATATACTCGCAACCTTTGTTGAACCAACTTTAGATCACTTCCTCCTGGAAAAACCACTAGTCAAAGAATTTAGCGAGCTCTCCAACACGACTACTATAGCTCACTGTCTGAAAGAGATGAGACTATACTCTCTGATTCTAAAAAAATATGGGGGACAACACTCCACCATCATCCACAGTGAGCCCCTACAAAGGACAAGCACAGACACGTCAGGTGGGAAAAGGGAAGAGTCTGTTAAGCAACCACCATCGAATTCAAACTTAATGAATCTCATCATTTGGAACACGCGGGGAGCTAATAGTGAGATCTTCCGCAGGCAATGCGATGCCCTAATCAAAACTCATAAGCTTACAATGCTTGTTCTTTTAGAGACTAAGATGGACGAGCATAAAGCTCTCACTCAAGTCCTCAATTTTGATGCATGCATCCAGTTTAGTGCCTCGGGGATGAAGGGTAGAATTATGGTGATGTGGAAGGAAGACTCCCTTAAGCTGGACAACATTTCCATTTCCATCCAAGGAATTCATGTCATGGTTAAG atccttAATGATGTAGCTGAATGCAACAATGTCGGTGTCTATCTTTAG